In Primulina eburnea isolate SZY01 chromosome 14, ASM2296580v1, whole genome shotgun sequence, the following proteins share a genomic window:
- the LOC140812247 gene encoding probable disease resistance protein At1g58390 isoform X2, with protein sequence MVDAAATVALETLRDLLIEEVKFLSGVEGQVEDVGRELQAMRRFLKDADKRRDIYDSAIVRGWVSELMDLATRAEDVLEKYAVEVVSKRGAKNLKKRLKRFTCILCECLALHEIGKETAGIMSRMAELTKDLRSISIGEGSSSFEYVDDQRLLRQTYGHEIEEHFVGMKNDIDRLVLRMKNDDRSSRVISICGMGGLGKTTLARKIYQHKFGFEARAWVCITQKLQAKAILQEILRQLLPGENNEGQTIESMVTKLFNIQKEKKCLVVLDDIWEIDHWNILKKAFPIEESKSKILLTTRNQRVSETGFVHKLDLLTEDESWDLLQKIALPIHQSEAIGRELVGKCGCLPLAISAIGGILRGQQNPGDWNKVLKNMDSHLKHGKGVDANDKRVEQVLSLSYNVLPYYLKLCFLYLGCFPEDKNINVEDVYLIWMAEGLISSDDKGRNETLWDVAERYLNELASKCIVQVKMSIEGFKSCRLHDLVRDLCLSKGKEDKFFEDSQGKIRRLTINLNDDDSQFKNAKLRSLLLISKSRYDYHDITHIWKNLLSKALLRYLKVLVLENCIFEDDNLPGAVKKLVMLKHLSIRDSVVVELPEFVCKLPCLQSMDLRVAKKITLPSSIEKMGRLRHLFLKPRKTTKIDGGRLRLDGLTELETLIGFSSKLFETNHLLKLTNLQRFDGIVDDLESLSVVVDHISKLKDQLREARLEINVRDDLSSEQGSLVIDSLMYCPLNYLSIHGKLRRFPTWDPQLLHNLVYLVLSGNEIVEDPTETLQHLPTLQFLCLSNDAFVGTEMVCGSKGFPQLKNLILEGLSNLVGWRVEEEAMPNLSDLWICKCPKLEMIPEGMISMASITNLTIYGMPSNFMERLRIGGEDYPKIGHIPFLDFGSGIP encoded by the exons ATGGTTGATGCTGCTGCAACAGTGGCTTTGGAAACGCTGCGTGATCTATTGATCGAAGAAGTGAAGTTTTTATCAGGTGTCGAAGGTCAGGTTGAGGATGTCGGAAGGGAGCTTCAAGCGATGCGCCGTTTCTTGAAGGATGCCGACAAGAGGCGGGACATATACGACTCTGCCATCGTGCGTGGTTGGGTTTCAGAACTTATGGATCTGGCAACAAGGGCTGAGGATGTTCTTGAAAAATATGCTGTTGAAGTTGTATCAAAAAGAGGAGCCAAGAACTTGAAAAAAAGGCTCAAAAGATTCACTTGCATATTGTGTGAGTGTTTGGCTCTTCACGAGATAGGGAAGGAGACTGCTGGTATTATGTCTCGCATGGCTGAACTCACCAAAGACCTGAGGTCTATAAGTATCGGGGAGGGGTCGTCAAGTTTCGAATACGTTGACGATCAACGATTGCTGAGGCAAACATACGGTCATGAGATTGAAGAGCACTTCGTTGGGATGAAGAATGATATAGATCGTCTTGTGTTGCGCATGAAAAATGATGATAGGTCATCTCGAGTGATTTCTATATGTGGGATGGGTGGTTTGGGGAAGACCACTCTTGCCAGGAAAATTTACCAACACAAGTTCGGTTTTGAAGCTCGTGCTTGGGTTTGCATTACGCAGAAACTTCAAGCAAAAGCTATTTTGCAGGAAATATTGAGGCAACTTCTTCCAGGAGAAAACAATGAAGGACAGACAATCGAATCTATGGTGACAAAACTATTCAATATACAGAAAGAGAAAAAGTGTCTGGTGGTTCTTGACGATATATGGGAAATTGATCATTGGAATATCTTAAAGAAAGCATTTCCGATTGAAGAATCGAAATCCAAAATTTTGCTCACCACTCGAAACCAAAGGGTTTCAGAGACAGGATTTGTCCACAAACTAGATTTATTGACGGAGGATGAAAGTTGGGATCTGCTTCAAAAGATAGCTCTTCCCATCCATCAATCTGAAG CTATAGGAAGGGAATTGGTAGGCAAATGTGGGTGTCTACCCCTAGCAATATCCGCTATTGGTGGAATTTTGCGAGGACAACAAAATCCAGGGGACTGGAATAAGGTCCTCAAGAATATGGATTCGCACCTGAAGCACGGGAAAGGTGTTGATGCCAATGATAAAAGGGTAGAACAGGTGCTAAGCTTGAGTTATAACGTATTGCCTTACTACCTAAAATTATGTTTCCTGTATCTAGGATGTTTTCCAGAGGACAAGAATATAAATGTGGAAGATGTATATTTGATATGGATGGCAGAAGGATTGATTTCATCAGACGATAAAGGGCGAAATGAAACTCTTTGGGATGTTGCTGAACGTTATTTAAATGAGCTAGCAAGCAAATGCATTGTTCAGGTGAAAATGAGTATTGAGGGATTTAAATCATGCCGTCTTCATGATTTGGTGAGAGATCTATGTTTGTCAAAGGGAAAAGAAGACAAGTTTTTTGAGGATTCTCAAGGAAAAATTCGAAGATTGACAATCAATTTGAACGATGACGATTCACAGTTTAAAAATGCCAAATTACGATCTCTTCTATTGATATCCAAATCGAGATATGATTATCATGATATTACTCACATTTGGAAAAATCTACTCAGCAAGGCATTGCTCAGATATCTTAAAGTCTTGGTATTGGAAAACTGCATATTTGAGGATGATAATTTGCCTGGTGCCGTAAAAAAACTAGTGATGCTCAAGCATCTGAGTATAAGAGATAGCGTAGTCGTGGAGTTGCCAGAATTTGTGTGCAAACTACCATGTTTACAATCAATGGATCTTCGAGTGGCAAAAAAGATTACATTACCAAGTTCGATTGAAAAGATGGGACGATTGAGGCATCTCTTTCTGAAGCCAAGAAAAACAACGAAAATTGATGGTGGGAGACTGAGACTCGATGGCTTAACGGAATTGGAGACGTTGATTGGGTTCAGTAGTAAGCTCTTTGAAACCAACCATCTCCTCAAATTAACCAACCTCCAACGTTTTGATGGGATTGTTGATGATTTAGAAAGCCTTTCCGTGGTTGTTGATCACATCAGTAAACTCAAGGATCAGCTTCGGGAGGCAAGATTAGAAATTAATGTGAGGGATGATTTGAGTTCCGAACAAGGTTCACTTGTCATTGATTCGTTAATGTATTGCCCACTCAATTATTTATCAATTCATGGGAAATTGAGGAGATTCCCGACTTGGGACCCTCAGTTACTCCACAATCTTGTTTATTTGGTGCTTTCTGGTAATGAAATTGTGGAAGATCCGACGGAAACACTACAACATCTTCCCACGCTACAATTTCTTTGTTTAAGCAATGACGCATTTGTTGGCACAGAAATGGTTTGTGGGAGTAAAGGATTTCCTCagctcaagaatctcatacttGAGGGATTGAGTAATTTAGTGGGATGGAGAGTGGAAGAAGAGGCAATGCCAAATCTTTCGGATCTCTGGATCTGTAAGTGTCCAAAACTGGAGATGATTCCAGAAGGAATGATTTCCATGGCTTCCATCACAAACCTGACCATATATGGCATGCCCTCTAATTTCATGGAGCGATTGAGAATTGGAGGAGAAGATTATCCCAAAATCGGTCATATACCATTCCTTGATTTTGGCTCAGGAATTCCTTGA
- the LOC140812247 gene encoding probable disease resistance protein At1g58390 isoform X1: MVDAAATVALETLRDLLIEEVKFLSGVEGQVEDVGRELQAMRRFLKDADKRRDIYDSAIVRGWVSELMDLATRAEDVLEKYAVEVVSKRGAKNLKKRLKRFTCILCECLALHEIGKETAGIMSRMAELTKDLRSISIGEGSSSFEYVDDQRLLRQTYGHEIEEHFVGMKNDIDRLVLRMKNDDRSSRVISICGMGGLGKTTLARKIYQHKFGFEARAWVCITQKLQAKAILQEILRQLLPGENNEGQTIESMVTKLFNIQKEKKCLVVLDDIWEIDHWNILKKAFPIEESKSKILLTTRNQRVSETGFVHKLDLLTEDESWDLLQKIALPIHQSEANSKQFEAIGRELVGKCGCLPLAISAIGGILRGQQNPGDWNKVLKNMDSHLKHGKGVDANDKRVEQVLSLSYNVLPYYLKLCFLYLGCFPEDKNINVEDVYLIWMAEGLISSDDKGRNETLWDVAERYLNELASKCIVQVKMSIEGFKSCRLHDLVRDLCLSKGKEDKFFEDSQGKIRRLTINLNDDDSQFKNAKLRSLLLISKSRYDYHDITHIWKNLLSKALLRYLKVLVLENCIFEDDNLPGAVKKLVMLKHLSIRDSVVVELPEFVCKLPCLQSMDLRVAKKITLPSSIEKMGRLRHLFLKPRKTTKIDGGRLRLDGLTELETLIGFSSKLFETNHLLKLTNLQRFDGIVDDLESLSVVVDHISKLKDQLREARLEINVRDDLSSEQGSLVIDSLMYCPLNYLSIHGKLRRFPTWDPQLLHNLVYLVLSGNEIVEDPTETLQHLPTLQFLCLSNDAFVGTEMVCGSKGFPQLKNLILEGLSNLVGWRVEEEAMPNLSDLWICKCPKLEMIPEGMISMASITNLTIYGMPSNFMERLRIGGEDYPKIGHIPFLDFGSGIP; encoded by the exons ATGGTTGATGCTGCTGCAACAGTGGCTTTGGAAACGCTGCGTGATCTATTGATCGAAGAAGTGAAGTTTTTATCAGGTGTCGAAGGTCAGGTTGAGGATGTCGGAAGGGAGCTTCAAGCGATGCGCCGTTTCTTGAAGGATGCCGACAAGAGGCGGGACATATACGACTCTGCCATCGTGCGTGGTTGGGTTTCAGAACTTATGGATCTGGCAACAAGGGCTGAGGATGTTCTTGAAAAATATGCTGTTGAAGTTGTATCAAAAAGAGGAGCCAAGAACTTGAAAAAAAGGCTCAAAAGATTCACTTGCATATTGTGTGAGTGTTTGGCTCTTCACGAGATAGGGAAGGAGACTGCTGGTATTATGTCTCGCATGGCTGAACTCACCAAAGACCTGAGGTCTATAAGTATCGGGGAGGGGTCGTCAAGTTTCGAATACGTTGACGATCAACGATTGCTGAGGCAAACATACGGTCATGAGATTGAAGAGCACTTCGTTGGGATGAAGAATGATATAGATCGTCTTGTGTTGCGCATGAAAAATGATGATAGGTCATCTCGAGTGATTTCTATATGTGGGATGGGTGGTTTGGGGAAGACCACTCTTGCCAGGAAAATTTACCAACACAAGTTCGGTTTTGAAGCTCGTGCTTGGGTTTGCATTACGCAGAAACTTCAAGCAAAAGCTATTTTGCAGGAAATATTGAGGCAACTTCTTCCAGGAGAAAACAATGAAGGACAGACAATCGAATCTATGGTGACAAAACTATTCAATATACAGAAAGAGAAAAAGTGTCTGGTGGTTCTTGACGATATATGGGAAATTGATCATTGGAATATCTTAAAGAAAGCATTTCCGATTGAAGAATCGAAATCCAAAATTTTGCTCACCACTCGAAACCAAAGGGTTTCAGAGACAGGATTTGTCCACAAACTAGATTTATTGACGGAGGATGAAAGTTGGGATCTGCTTCAAAAGATAGCTCTTCCCATCCATCAATCTGAAG CCAACTCGAAACAGTTTGAAGCTATAGGAAGGGAATTGGTAGGCAAATGTGGGTGTCTACCCCTAGCAATATCCGCTATTGGTGGAATTTTGCGAGGACAACAAAATCCAGGGGACTGGAATAAGGTCCTCAAGAATATGGATTCGCACCTGAAGCACGGGAAAGGTGTTGATGCCAATGATAAAAGGGTAGAACAGGTGCTAAGCTTGAGTTATAACGTATTGCCTTACTACCTAAAATTATGTTTCCTGTATCTAGGATGTTTTCCAGAGGACAAGAATATAAATGTGGAAGATGTATATTTGATATGGATGGCAGAAGGATTGATTTCATCAGACGATAAAGGGCGAAATGAAACTCTTTGGGATGTTGCTGAACGTTATTTAAATGAGCTAGCAAGCAAATGCATTGTTCAGGTGAAAATGAGTATTGAGGGATTTAAATCATGCCGTCTTCATGATTTGGTGAGAGATCTATGTTTGTCAAAGGGAAAAGAAGACAAGTTTTTTGAGGATTCTCAAGGAAAAATTCGAAGATTGACAATCAATTTGAACGATGACGATTCACAGTTTAAAAATGCCAAATTACGATCTCTTCTATTGATATCCAAATCGAGATATGATTATCATGATATTACTCACATTTGGAAAAATCTACTCAGCAAGGCATTGCTCAGATATCTTAAAGTCTTGGTATTGGAAAACTGCATATTTGAGGATGATAATTTGCCTGGTGCCGTAAAAAAACTAGTGATGCTCAAGCATCTGAGTATAAGAGATAGCGTAGTCGTGGAGTTGCCAGAATTTGTGTGCAAACTACCATGTTTACAATCAATGGATCTTCGAGTGGCAAAAAAGATTACATTACCAAGTTCGATTGAAAAGATGGGACGATTGAGGCATCTCTTTCTGAAGCCAAGAAAAACAACGAAAATTGATGGTGGGAGACTGAGACTCGATGGCTTAACGGAATTGGAGACGTTGATTGGGTTCAGTAGTAAGCTCTTTGAAACCAACCATCTCCTCAAATTAACCAACCTCCAACGTTTTGATGGGATTGTTGATGATTTAGAAAGCCTTTCCGTGGTTGTTGATCACATCAGTAAACTCAAGGATCAGCTTCGGGAGGCAAGATTAGAAATTAATGTGAGGGATGATTTGAGTTCCGAACAAGGTTCACTTGTCATTGATTCGTTAATGTATTGCCCACTCAATTATTTATCAATTCATGGGAAATTGAGGAGATTCCCGACTTGGGACCCTCAGTTACTCCACAATCTTGTTTATTTGGTGCTTTCTGGTAATGAAATTGTGGAAGATCCGACGGAAACACTACAACATCTTCCCACGCTACAATTTCTTTGTTTAAGCAATGACGCATTTGTTGGCACAGAAATGGTTTGTGGGAGTAAAGGATTTCCTCagctcaagaatctcatacttGAGGGATTGAGTAATTTAGTGGGATGGAGAGTGGAAGAAGAGGCAATGCCAAATCTTTCGGATCTCTGGATCTGTAAGTGTCCAAAACTGGAGATGATTCCAGAAGGAATGATTTCCATGGCTTCCATCACAAACCTGACCATATATGGCATGCCCTCTAATTTCATGGAGCGATTGAGAATTGGAGGAGAAGATTATCCCAAAATCGGTCATATACCATTCCTTGATTTTGGCTCAGGAATTCCTTGA